Within Rattus rattus isolate New Zealand chromosome 12, Rrattus_CSIRO_v1, whole genome shotgun sequence, the genomic segment gaataggacatACCCAactctcctgggaacagagaggaaagaaaaaaagtcacttaAGAGAGAATAGttcagagacatacagacacatgcacaggcatacacacacacacacacacacacacacacacacacacacacacacaccgagagagagagagagagagagagagagagagagagagagagagaaggcagtttGTCTAGAGTAGttttacagaggcagaggcagattgatGATAGAACAAGCTAAACACAGGTGAGGACAGAACAGCGATGTATTGAAAAGGAGTCAGATTAGAATAGATTGTTAGATAGTTGGAGGCCAAGTGTAAAATCAGTCAGAACTGAAATAAGCCATTTTTAATCAATGAGCTTGGAGAGCAGATTTTAGCCAGATGGCTGATTTAACCCattcagagttcagaaagagcaagaaagaatgAATTTATTTAGAAGAAAGTCTCTTCTAGGCTAAGATAAGATTGTACTGAGGCTACAATCTTCTAGGACTAGGCTTAGGTAGAATATGGAGCCAGTAAGCCTTAGATAAAACAATTACTTCCAGCAAATAGGAGTTACTTTTGCATACAGGAATGTTTTTTGAAAGGTTTAACACATGAGCAATAACACCTGAATGTGATTAGGAACATCCCAGAaccatcaaattaaaaaaaactgaaataataaaccaataaaaaagcaaaaaattcaactctgagatttcaaatTACTACAGCAGGAATAATCATTAATACAAAACATAACTAATCTACAGAGGATATGTGGATATGTaactaggaaagaaaatatgtatgcaaatgagtgattaaataaataaataaataagtaaataaataaataaatgaataaattttgtaCCATACATTCCTGCCATTCCACTGTTTGGGCTATGACCAAGAGACTTGATTTTGACAATAACCAATAACTACCAAAGAGTTCTTTAATCCTATTCATGAGGGGAAATTAATGCCTAGTTTTATAAACATAGGCAACTATGTGTTTCTGTTGAGAATATGAAACTTAGAGGAGAATCTAATAGTGACAACTATCCAAATTAGTATAATCTCTAACTGCATACGCAGTGTTcattgtgcacacacagaaatatgaCTCTCTTTACAGCACTTGAAGAGGATTCCAGAATTGTCTAAATAGAGGAAACAAATGATGGTGGGGTAACAGCCACAATTCATCCACATAAAATATAACCACCCTGCTTAAACTTGGggaacattttggaagaggaTAAGAATGACATAACCGTATAAAACAGTAAACAAGGACTCCATTCTCTGATGGAGAAATAAGAATATTAATGATTACTGAGAACAGAGTCAGACTTTCTATGTGTAAATATGACTGAAAGGAAAAGATGCCATTAATTTAAGATGGAGAACAGGGGGATCATGGCAGTGATTGGAGAGAGATGATGAAAGAGATGTAATTATAGCCCTtacaaataaaattctcaaaaatgaaataagaatcaTTTTGTTGTAattaaacatttatcattttaaaagtaatttgtatCAAACATgttgaaaaatatatacatatataacatgatGGACTATCAACTGTGGGCATGAATATCCATGTACTCCTTACTATTTGTTTTACTTGCTGATTCTGAGAAGTATATGAGATATTAGATGCTTAAAATTAAAGTTGAAATCTGTAATAGTAAATCATACGACAGTTCCTACCAAATTACTAGTAATAATGTAAAGTAGGATGAAATAAACATTATCAATCCaatatatgtgtttttaaattttgtggtcGAATAAGTAATCTTCACACTACGTATGCTTACAtaatcttttcctcccaagtATTTTCTTCAGTGCAACACTGACATCCttattcctcaggctgtagatcaAAGGATTCAGCATGGGTACGACAGTAGTATAAAACACAGAGGACACTTTCCCTTGATCCATGGAGCTGACTGATGATGGCTGAAGGTACATGAATGCTAGTGATCCAAAGAAGACAGCAACAGCCAAGATGTGGGAACTGCAAGTACTGAAGGCTTTAGATCTGCCCTCAGTGGAGCGAATGCGGAGGATGCTGGCTATGATGAAGATGTAGGAAATAATAACAGTCAGCAGTGGGACAAAGATATTCAgtattccaaaaaataaaatcaacatttcaTTGATGTAGGTATTAGAGCATGCAAGCTGAAAAAGGGGAAGAACATCACAGAAATAGTGGTTAATCACATCTAATTTGCAGAACTGAATCCTAAGCATGAAGCCCAAGTTTACTGATGCACAGAATACAGCAAAGATATATATCCCTGAAATCAGAGAACAGTAAATCTGAAAAGACATGGTTGCATTATAAAGCAACGGGTTACATATAGCAACATAGTGGTCATAAGCCATTGCAGCTAGTGTGTAGCACTCTGCAATACCAAAAGTGATGAAGAAGTAGAGCTGAGTCATGCATCCAGGATAGGAGATGATGTTCTTCTCTGTCAAAAAGCTCATCAGCATTTTAGGGGTAACAACTGTGGACTGACAGAAGTCAATGAAGGACAGACTGCTGAGGAAATAATACATCGGTGTGTGCAAGTGGGAACTGAGAACAATCAGTGTGATCATGCCCAGGTTCCCTGCTACAGTGATCATATAGATTCCTGTGAAGAGGAGAAAGAGCGGCAGCTGAAGTTCTGACTTCTTTGAGAGCCCATCCAAGAAGAACTCAGTCACTGTGCAATGGTTTCCTGCTGCCATATCCTCCATTCTTATCCTGAAGGAGTAAAACAGTCATGAACCTGTTAGAGTGACTTTAGTATGTagcataaaattaagaaaaaaaactaaaacaaaacaaaacaaaacaaaagaacaaaaacaaaaaacaaaaaccgatGCTTTCTCTGGTTGGGTGCTAGCTGTGGTGATCTTGTACAGCCATCACAGCTACCTTCAAGCAGCTGTCTGACTCTGACTCCCAAGGCTGGCTTGCTATGCTAACCAAACCAGCTTTTCCTGAAAAGGCCTGGACTAAAAGGCCCTTTCCTCAGGCCATCCATCCCCATGCCTGGTCTTCAGAAAAACAGTAACCTCTCTGGTCTCACTCAGCTGTCTTTAGCCCCATGAAGGAAAATCCATAGAGATGTTTATATTTATGCCAGCCAAATTTGCAttgctaaatctccaaccccaatattcccatgcaaaaaaaaaacacacaattcaattaatatatttacaaaatacacacattcacTGGTCATTATACCACTACCCTTCTCTACTGCCCAACTATGAAATCCCTAGCTGCTTGCTGCTCCTTCAGGCCATGTGTTTCTGCTCCACCTTCtgactcttcttcctccatcactttctccttctgcccTCCTTCACAttatctcttctcttttctctaaaaCTTCTGGCCtctttttcccttccactgcccaatcacaggttaTAGCATTTATTTCACCAGTTAAATTGGGCAGCATGTTCACATGGAGTGAACTGAGTAAGTGATTTGCTCCTCTTCAGGGACAGGATTAGCACCAAGGCACTgaacaatattatttttttatgtgtacaaCATACCTATATGGATTATTTCTGCTTTAGTACTCCTTCTTCATGTGTATAATTACCTTAACTGGGTCAGTTCAGATAAATGAAATTTAtctcttatgattatttttaaagatagcaGTTAAAATTGCACTTCACATAAAATACTATCGCTcaattcaagttttaaaatttttcatcatTGCATCGCAAGATCTCAACATTAAGTTTTAGAGTGTGtagtagtagcaaaattataagaCTTTGATGTAGAAGTTAGTTTTTCCCTAAAAGCAGTGAATGATTTTCCGAAATTTATTAGCTCTAGGGGATCTACAAAACTCTTGTTTTTAGACATactctttttttctaattcttaacATATATAAAGTTTTTATATTCCCAAATGTGAAACTTGATTTATATCTCTAGAAGCCATTGTATTAAGAACAGTAAACTGGTGTCCTCTACTTAATCCTAGTAGGAACCTATGTCCAGTACTTAATCCTAGTAATGCCATGTGACCAGAGCTTAAACGTAGCAGCAGCATCTATCCAGTACTGGATTCTTGAAACACCATGTTTACAGTATTTAAGGCagtataaagtataaataaatatttcaggcaACTTATCACACAGAAAATCTGCAACATGATTTTGTGTTCTTCGCTTATATTAATTTCTCTCAAATGAGGTAAAAATGGGGTATTCCTgtatattaaaattagaaaaaaaggagaCACAACTCAGTTCTCccttttccatttatattttttgaactAAAAGAGGATTTCAATACAGAAATACATTAATTAGGGGAAAGCATAACTATTATCCTTTATCCTATTGAATTGTGAATCAATTATTAATTTTGTACACAAAACTGATTAGAGCTTAGTCATTCTAAACTAGAAaggtaaaatattttgaaatgcaGACATTTAAGTCTTGCATACATAACAACATAAATCTCAATTAAGTTCACAGATTTAAGTAGACAGGAAAGATAAAAGAACTTGAAAACAACATTGAATAATTATTGGCAGCTCAGGAAGAGTTCAACTTCAAGGTTACTTAGAAACTcaaacacaaataaagaaaacataactaTTTATCTAGGCACAGCAGAGAAGATGCTCATAAGAGTCACAGTGATTGTAACAGCATGCACAGGTACAATGTAAGCCAAAGCCAGACAATGCGCCAGCATAGAAAGGTGAGTTCCTCACAGAGTTCACCCCAGCAGAGGAGTTATTGACACTCTATAACGGCTGAGAGAGGACACATCAGTTTTCTCTCAAACTGTAGTACCAGAGGAGTTGATCATGTGACAGAGGGACAGATTTTGAGAATTTGAAAAATAGGCTTGACAGCATATTATAAGTGTAAACACATATTTTCCCTTCACTTTAATTATATGTTTCTCAGGTTCTTCCAGGGTAAATGGAGATACATTTATGCATGAAAAATAGTGAAATTATTCTGGCAGCTCTAATCATTCATTATTAAAACATTAGTAAGAAAGAATCAAATATTCAATTGTATATTTCACAAAGAAGGTAATTCTAATTAGCATTTATAATGAAACAAATTACTAAGGCAGGCAAGAGGATATAATTGTTATTATTGGAATAGCCTTGAAGTAAAAATTTCAGGGATGTTGAGCTTGCACATCAACTATATATAATGTCACAATCACTACGAGCTCATATATGaaactgtttctttttgtttggatGACATTGTTCCCTTAAAATCATTCACCATCTTGGGTTAATGGGTCCCTCCTTAGGAGTTGCTAGCTAGTAAGGTCTCATAAATCATACAAAAACCTCAGGCTATTCTCATTAATATTGGTTACTCTCCAAAGCTCAATAGTATGACCTCTTTGCTGAAGGCACCTGTAATTCAAGAACAAAGAATGGAGATATCAAGATATCTGGCTTGGTCTCTAAGTTTCATCACTATTGGCCAGCTTCTATACTGCTGGAATATACCACAATCACTACTGGAGGAAGCAACTACCCAACAGACTTATTGAGCTCTGTAATCTGTGAGCTATATTAATATCTAGACTGGAAGACATTCTCACTGATAAAATTGTGTCATTAACATCATGGGAATATTGAAACATTTTCTctccttaaaataaaatctatacaaatcttaaaatctaaaaacatacatgtttttaaacattttaaaaattttatcaaagcatattaaagattaaaatattcCACAATAGACACTGACTATTTTGAAGCACTGCATGCAcgtattttgtttgttcattcatttattgtattGTTTAGCTGTTCTTGTACCCAGTGACTTTGTGAGTACCATTCTAATAATTATTGAGCAATGTACAGGAATTCTTCTTAGCACCAAAATACTTATGGTTTTCTTACTTTAATTTTCAAACTTGAGTCTCCCCTATTTTCAATGAACTGaactttctttttcctgctgtataattttaaaactattttgtatTATATAACTGTATAACTGCAAGATTTATATTTGCTAGTCTGTGTATGTCAAACATATCTTAGAATGTAGCAAATTAtcctatattattttatattatcctaATACATAATTACACAGTGATTTCTGAAAGATCTCTGATGTGGCTCTTTAGCACATGGGCTGCTGAACTGGAATATAGTCAAGAGGTCACAATGATGCCTGATCGTTGAACCAATAGGTTCATAATTTATCATAGCTGCAATTTCTCCCAAGGTCTTGTTCACGATTCTATTTCTCCTGTGTTCCATGAAGTTACAAAGCACTAACATAAGTTTCAGGCTGACATTCACTGTGAACATTCTAACTAAGGAAAGGACATAGGCAAGATGAAACACAGAAGGTGACAGAAGTCTGGAAAATGTTGAAAAGTGATATAATTCACATGGAAGCAACATGTTATAAGAGAGTCTTGACATCCAAAAGCATAAAAGGTATATTTTCATAATCATACAAGAATATTATGTcagttacttatttttaaaatgtaaaaagttacTTATTCAAGCTCATGGACTATACTGCACCCTAAGTTTCTTAATAAATCACCTTCAAAGATTTAGAGAAGTAATTGCATTCCACTATATTTGTAAAACCACACCTGTTCACTCTCTTGATCCTCCTAAATTCTTCATACATACAACTCTCTCCCTCTGTAATGGACACAATTGGCTACTTACAGCTCCTGAACTATACTAATTCATTACCCAGATTTTACAATGCTGTTTATTCTACTTGAAAGAGTGTCAATAAACACTATTTCTTTATTATCTGGTAAGTATGTATATAGACTTTACATCCTGTCTAAAACTGTTGCTGACAGGGTGTGATACTCCAAAATCTTTAAATGGATTTATCTCTTTACAATGTCCTTAGTATATTGCAATTTCTGAACCTTGAACTTTCTGGTGGAATAAATTACAATACTAACCAGATAACTAGTTGGACTTATTTCTCAGTCTCATCAATAATTCATGTCTGCCTcattactgtttttgttgttcttttatgaATAAGGAAATATTTAGAAGAATGATTGAAGGTGTTCAGCTATTTCTGCCTGATTTCTGACAATGATTGCTCCAGTCTTCATAGTCAAAAATACTAATTTGAGTATGTGAGACAAACACACTACATTACTTCTCATAAAATTCTAAATATCAAGTTTTAATTGCAGCTTGACAATGGTACTAATCTAGAAATTGGAAGAAACAAGTATTCAGCATTCTTTAGTTAGTTTTGAGAAGACAAAGCTAGTCTAAAATGGCTACAGTACCTTCCAGGCTGTTCTTCATCTCCAGTCATCTTATTCCGGGACTCTGTGCCTCTGCAGATTCAGTTTCAAATACACAGTCAACTGAACAATTGTCAAGTTCTATCCTGAGTTTAACTACTTCACATGTTGGGTGTCAGGAAATTAACTTTCCCTAAGGACTCTTGATAttctaaagaaatgttaatgAGAAAGTAAGCAATTATCAATGCTAATTCCCTATTggcaaattatttttcttataattcaATATCATGTCTAAACTTTCGGCACCTAAAAAGGTTTTGAGTATGTAGAACACTGAAAAGGTGTGTGAAAATGCTTACTCTGATCCAGCAGTTGTGAGTAGATGTgagatttattatatttcttagtACCTCTGGATGCACAACAGAGATCACAATGACATAACCAGGATCTCCAAGTACCAATactgccttgatttttttcacaATTTGAGAGACAGGAGAAAATGAAAGGGTCTAAATGCAAAGAATTTGGGCACTATTGTGACTACAGAATCAAGTGTGTTCTATCAGGACTAAATAATTAGTAAACAGAACAATCCAAAATCTTAAACTATAAAAATGACTTGTAAGATTAAAGTGTCCTTTATTCTAAccaatttacttttctttttataatttaccctttattatttattctggaaacattaaaataataaacaaagaagtTAATACAGAGCATGAAACACACGATTGAAACTTTATGACATAATGTTCTAAAggaattcaaaatatatttgaagcTAATTATCATAGAAAGGAATTATGTGAAACAGGTATGCGTTCACAGACTAGTTTAACCAGTATGGTTAGTTCCAGATAGTTTTGCATATCCTGTAAATTATAGTAAAAGAATTGAAAGTTATCAAATCACAGTTTATTGGACATGTAGTAGCTATCTTCATGTGTTTTCATATTCTGTTTTTCATATGTGTTGGGCTTTTGTTTAccatcttattttatatttatttttattattacacacTATTTCACatacttacatgtatatatgtgtatattctatatatatatagatagatatagatatgtttTACTAGATTTAAGCATATATTTTCCATCTATGCACAATAGGGTGATAGTAGAGTCTATATAATCTCAGATCCATGGATTTCATTAATAATAAGCAATATGCTGAGACAGTGAGGTCCAACTTTATGCTGTGCTCAAATCAGATAATATTATAATCCCCACAATCCTATTAAGCAAATACTCTGTAGGTCTGTAGCCACATCATTTATTCTCCTCTCCTTTATTTGAAATCCTGCACAAACAATATAGAATATGAAAATGATTGTGAATAACAATAGTAGACTAATTGGATAATAGTCCAATTATATTTCCAGTcctgaaaaatgaatgaatggatagataaagaaagaaataaatcaacaaaacaaaagagttcTACTGGCTAGTCAAGTTATTATACATAATACAATAAACACAATATGGTGTTTTCCATTTTGCCACCTTAAATAGagtaatatacatgtatattgtaCATATGACAGAATATGTGCTAAAATTATTCTGCTTTCCTTATAGGCAGAATTACACTCATGATATAGAAAATAGTCAGTAGAACAAGAGGGTTGATTTACAGTGTTAACATAATTCTACAAATTTTACAATAGAACCATAAATTTTCaaacttacttattttaaaattctcaaagtttgaaaaccaagaaaaactgaaccttactaaagttcaaagcacacattacacctcacatgataatagtagggatttcaacaccccttctcatcaatggacagatcatgaaaactgAAATTATACAGAGACAttgacagactaacagaagttatgaaccaaatggacttaacagatatttatagaacattctatcctaaaacaaaaggatataccttcttctcaccatctcatggtactttctccaaaattgaccatataattggtcacaaaacaggcttcatcagatacagaaagatagaaataataccatgcatcctatcagaccaccacaggctagaGCTggtgtttaataaaataaaaataaggaacaaatgcccacatatacatggaagttgaacaatgctctactcaatgataacctggtcaacgaagaaataaagaaagaaattaaagacttcttaaaagttagtgaaaatgaaggtacaacatatccaaacctatgggacacaatgaaagatgtgctaagaggaaaactcatagctctgagagtctgcagaaagaaacaggacagagtaTATATTAGAAGCTTGATAGAacccctaaaagctctagaaaaaaagaagcaaatatacccaggaggagtagaaggcaggaaataatcaaactcagagctgaaatcaaccaagtagaaccaaaaaggaccatacaaagaaccaacagaaccaaaagctggttctttgagaaaatcaacaagatagttaaacccttagccagactaatcagaggacacagagtatgtgtcaaaatcaacaaaatcagaaatgaaaagggaaacataacaacagactcAGACGAAAttcaaaaaacatcagatcctactacaaaagcctatattcaacaaaacttgaaaatgtggaggaaatggacaattccctagacaaatacaaggtacagaagttaaatcaggaatatataaaccatttaaacaaccaaataacttctaaagaatagaaggagtcattaaaagtGTCCCAATAAAAAAGGATCCATGTTCAGATGGGTTCaatgcaaaattctaccagaccttcatagaagacctcacaccaatactatccaatctatttcacaaaattgaaacagatggagcgctactgaattccttctatgacgtcacaattacccttataccttaaccacac encodes:
- the LOC116913493 gene encoding olfactory receptor 1537-like, giving the protein MEDMAAGNHCTVTEFFLDGLSKKSELQLPLFLLFTGIYMITVAGNLGMITLIVLSSHLHTPMYYFLSSLSFIDFCQSTVVTPKMLMSFLTEKNIISYPGCMTQLYFFITFGIAECYTLAAMAYDHYVAICNPLLYNATMSFQIYCSLISGIYIFAVFCASVNLGFMLRIQFCKLDVINHYFCDVLPLFQLACSNTYINEMLILFFGILNIFVPLLTVIISYIFIIASILRIRSTEGRSKAFSTCSSHILAVAVFFGSLAFMYLQPSSVSSMDQGKVSSVFYTTVVPMLNPLIYSLRNKDVSVALKKILGRKRLCKHT